The Actinosynnema mirum DSM 43827 genomic interval TGCGCGGGGCCTGGCAGACCTGGGGCGCGCTGGTGTCCGGCGTCCCCGCCGAGCGGGCGCTGCTCACCGACTTCGACGACGCGGGCCTGGCCATGTTCACCCGGCCCCAGGGCTGCGGGCTCGACCACCTCGGCTCGTTCGCGGGCGCCGTCTACCGGGAGCGCGGGCACCGCGGCGACTTCGCCCCCTTCCCCGACCTGGGCGCGAGCGGCTGGGAGGTGTCCGCCGACCTGGCCGGGCTCTTCACCGACTCGCCCGCCGCGCGCAGGCTCCTGACGCACCTGGCGGACGCCGAGGGCCAGCGGGTCTGGCCCGCTGCGGGCGGTGCATACTCCGCCCACAAACGGGTACCCCCCTCCGGCTACGCCGATCCGGTGGACCGGCGGATCGCCGAAGTCCTCACCGAGGGCGCGTCCCTGTGCCTCGACGCCTCGGACCTCATGCCCCCGAGCCTGCGCTCCGCCTTCTACCGGGGCGTAATCAACTACCTCGAAGCCCCGGAGTCCCTCGACGGGGTGCTGGACGGTCTCGACCACATCGCCGATTCGGTCGACCGAACGGAGTGGATTACGCTACCTTGCGGCTGAATTCCCCGATGGGGCGGTTTCGAGTGCTTTCCAGGGGTCTTCTGGGGGCGCGCGTCGTCGCGACCTGCCCGAGGTGGGAAGGTCGGCCTGACCGGGTTCGATCTTCTCGCGTCGTGGTGGCCGGGTCGACGGCTGTCCCCATCGGGCTGCTCGACGCCCGGTACCAGCGGGGAGTCCAGGGCTGTGCAGCCCCGCGCTCGTAGGTTGCGGTGCACGATCGGGGTGGAGGACCAGCATGACTGCGACGATGGCGGCGGTGCGTGACGGGGTGGTCGCCTGGGTGGCCAGGAGGGCCGTCGCCAAGTGGCTCCTGGCCAAGTACGGGGCGCGGGCGCTCGCGATGCTCCCCGAGGGGGTGATGCTGCCGCTGCGCCGCGACGGGCTCGACCCGGTGGCCGAGATGGAGCAGATGCGCGCGGACGGTCCCATCCACCGCGTGCAGACCCCGTTCCGGTTCGGCGTGTGGCTGGTGACCGGCGAGCAGGAGACGCGCGCGGTCCTGGCGGACGGCAACGCCTTCAGCAACGACTACGCGCGGATCGGCCAGACCGGCTTCGTCAAGATCGAGCGCTCGCCCGGCGGCCTCGGGTTCGCCGACCCGCCGCACCACACCCGGCTGCGCAAGCTGCTCACGCCGGAGTTCACCATGCGGCGGCTGGCCAGGCTGGCCCCGCGCGTCGACGAGATCATCGCCGACCGGCTGGACGCGATGGACGCGGCGCCCGGCCCGGTCGACCTGGTGGAGCAGTTCTCGCTGCCCATCCCGTCGCTGGCGATCTGCGAGCTGCTCGGCGTGCCCTACGAGGACCGCGAGCTGTTCCAGCGGCTCGCCGCCGCCCGGTTCGACGTGTTCGGCGGCGCGAACGCGGCGCTCGGCGCGGTGTCCGAGTCCCTGGACTACCTGCGCGAGGTCGTCGAGCGGCAGCGCGTCGAACCCGGTGACGGGCTCATCGGCATGATCATCCGCAACCACGGCGACCAGGTCGACGACGAGGAGCTCGCGGGCCTGGCGGACGGCGTGCTCACCGGCGGGTTCGACACCACCGCCAGCATGTTGGCGCTGGGCGCGGCGGTGCTGCTGCAGAACCCGGAGGCCGCCCGCGCGGTGCGCGAGGACGACGCGGCCGTCGGGCCGGTCGTGGAGGAGCTGCTGCGCTACCTGAGCGTGGTGCAGGTGGCGTTCCCGCGCTTCGCCAAGCAGGACATGGAGATCGGCGGGGCGCGGATCAAGGAGGGCGACGCGGTCGTCTGCTCGCTGGTCGCCGCGAACCGCCACGCGGGCACCGACTTCGACCACACCCGCGTGCCCGCGCCGGGCGGCCACTACGCGTTCGGGCACGGCGCGCACCGCTGCGTCGGCGCGGAGCTGGGCAGGCTGGAGCTGCGGGCCGCCTACCCGGCGCTGCTGCGGCGCTTCCCGAACCTGCGGCTGGCCGACGAGCTGCCGGGCTACCGGACCGTGTCGGTCGTGCACGGCGTCGAGCGGATGATGGTGCACGTGCGCTGAGGATGGTGCGGCGGGGCGGTGACCACCGCCCCGCTACAGCACCCGCCTCGCGAACCTGCGCTGCTTGCGCCTCGCCACCGCCATGATCGGCCCGGACGCGCGCAGCCCCAGTCCGGGGAACGCCGCGAGCAGCCGCACCAGCGGCCCCCGCCACCTCGGCACCGCCAGCACCGGCCTCGGCCGGTCCAGCAGCCCCACCGCCGCGTCCGCCACCTCGTCCGGGTGAAGCAGCGTCCCGAACCAGGACGCCGCCGCGCGCGGGTCCGACGCCCGGTCGAACAGCATCGGCGTCCACATCCCGTCCGGGCACAGCGCGCTCACCCGCGCGCCCCGACCGGCCAGCCGCAGGTCGTGCTGCACGCCCACGCTGAACGCCAGCGCCGCGTGCTTGCTCGCCGCGTACAGCGCCTCGCCGGGCGCCGCGACCAGACCGGCCAGCGACACCACGTTCACCACGTGCCCGTCGTCGCCCATCGCGCCGAGCGCGGCCAGCGTGCCGTTCACCACTCCCTCGGCGTTGACCGACAGCAGCGCCCGCCGCCGCGCCCACGGCTCCTCCCACGCCGGGCCCGCGCTCAGCAGCCCCGCGTTGTTCACCCACACCGCCAGCCCTGGCGCGCCCGCCGCGACCCGCTCGCACGCCCGCGGATCGCCCACGTCCAGCTCAGCGGCCCGCGCACCACGCCCGATCGCCCTCGCGACCGCCCGCGCGCCCACCTCGTCCACGTCCGCCACCACCACCGCGTACCCGCGCCCGGCCAGGCGCGCGGCGATCCGCTCGCCCAGCCCGCCCGCCGCACCGGTCACCACCGCAGAGCGCATCCCCGCATCATCCCGCGCCCGATCGGGGGCACGGGGGTGAAAAACACATTTCGCCGGACGGGGGCCGGGGAAGACCATGGTCACCGTGGTAATCACGACCCCCCGAACACCTCCCACCTCCCTGAAGCAGCAGCTCCTCCCCCTGGCGACCGTGGTGGTCCTCGGCGGCGCCGGCTACGCGCTGGTCGGACCCCTGCTCTCGCTGTTCCTGATCAAGGAGCTCGGCGCGAGCCCGTTCCAGGTCGGGTCGTTCATGCTCGTCAGCGCGCTCGCCGCGCTCGCCGTCAGCACCGCCGTCGGCCGGTTCTCCGACCGCCGCGCGGTGCGCAAGCAGCTCCTGATCGTCGGCTCGCTCAGCGGCACCGCCGCGTACGTCGTGTTCGCGCTCTCCCGCGAGTACCTGCTGCTCCTGCTGGTCTCGGTCACCCTGGCCGCGCTGAGCAGCGTCATGGTGCCGCAGAGCTTCGCCTACGCCCGCCAGTCGCTGTCCGCCAGCGGCTCCTCGCGCGGGCCGCTCGCGACCAGCGCCCTGCGCACCCTGCTGTCGCTGTCCTGGGCGATCGCCCCGCCGCTGGCCGCCATCTTCGTGGAGCGCTCCAGCTTCACCTGGGTGTTCGCGGGCGCGGCCGTCATGTACGCGCTGGCCGCCCTCGCCGCCTGGTACCGGCTGCCCCCGCTGCCCAAGCCCGAGCCGGTCGTGGTGATGCCCGACTCGGTCGCCGTCCCGTCGCGGGCGCGCGGCGAGCTGTCGCTGACCGCCGTGGCGTTCGTGCTGCTCCAGGGCACGACGGCGCTGAGCGTCGCGGTGCTGCCGCTGTTCGTCGTCGACGACCTGGGCGGCACCGCGGGCAACGCGGGCGTCGCCATGGGCGTGTGCGCGGCGCTGGAGATCCCGCTGATGCTGTGGCTGGGCTTCGTCGCGGCCAAGGTCGACAACCGGCTGCTGGTGCTGGCGGGCGCGGTGCTCGCGCTGTCGTACCACGGCGTCATGCTGGTCAGCGGCGAGGTGTGGCACGTGATCGCCGCCCAGCTGCTGCACGCCCTGGCCATCTCGGCGCTGCAGGGCATCGGCATCTCCTACTTCCAGGACCTCGACCCGGACTTCCCCGGCCGCGCCACGACCCTGTTCACCAACACCGGCAAGGCGGGCTCGATGCTGTCCGGGCCGCTGCTGGCGCTGGCCCAGGCGAACGGTTACCGGACCGCGTTCGCGCTCGGCGCGGCCATGGCCGTGACGGGTCTGGTGCTGCTCCTGCTCGCCCGCCCGCGCCGCGCCCGGCGACCCCGCACCGAAGTCGGCGCAATGCCGTAGTCCCCGGTGCGCTAGGGGTTTCCGGATACCGGGAAGGAGTGCGGCGCGTCGCTATGGTGATCAACATGATGACGCGCCCCCACGATCCAGCGGCCAAGTGGGCCGCACACCCGACCTGGCTGATCACGCAGGCCGCGCTGCACGCGCACCGCCTGGTGGCCGACGGGCTCGCCGCCGTGGACGCGCGCGGGCACCACTACCGGGTCCTGGCGACCCTGGAGCAGACCGGTCCGGTCAGCCAGGCCACCCTCGGGCGGACCAGCGGCATCCACCTCAGCGACGTGGTGGCGGCCATCAACGAGCTGGCCGAGCGCGGGCTCGTGCACCGCGACCCCGACCCGACCGACCGGCGCCGCAACACCATCACCCTCACCACGGCGGGCCGCAGGCAGCTGCGCAGGCAGGAGCGGCGGCTCGCCAAGGTGCAGGACGAGTTACTCGCGCCGCTGGCGCCCGAGGAGCGGGAGGAGTTGGTGCGGTTGCTCGGCCAGGTGCTGTCCCACCACCGCAACGGCTGACCCGGTCCGACCGGCCTGCGGCGACCAGCGGTCAGCCCGGCAGGCGCCCGGAACCGGACGGTCCCTCCCGCTCAGCGGGTGGACCCCGCACCGCCGCCCCCGCGAACCGGGAGGGCGGCGGACCTCGCCGCGCCGAGCCGCGCCACGTCGAGGCCGACGACCCGCGACGACCACAGGCGGCGGGCAGCGCCCGACAGAGGCCGAGCCGCCGCCCGCGAGTGGCGCCGAGCCAGGGGCGCAGGGTCGAGGCCACAGGGCTGAAGGCACAGGACTGAACGCGCAGGGCACAGAGCTGAGGGCACAGAGCGAGGGCACAGGGCTGGTGGCCGGACACCCCGAGCTGCCGCAGACCCGAGACGCCCCGGCCCGCCGAGGAACCCCGTCGCACGCGCACCGCGCTCCCGGCGCCGCAGCCGGAACGCCGCACCACCCTCGACACGCCGTGGGACGCCGCCGGACACCCGTGCGCACCGCAGGCCACCCGAGCCCCGGCCGCCGCAGACCACCGCGCCCCTGCCGCCGCAGGCCGCCCGCGCCTTGGCCGCCGCAGACCACCCACGCTTGGCCGCCGCAACGCCGCAACGCCGCAACGCCGCAACGCCGCAACGCCGCAACGCCGCGCAGCCCGCCCCGAGGCCCGCGCGCCGCTGCTGGCCACCCGCGCGCTGCCGCCCGCCGCCCGTGCGCGACGGTCGACACCCGCGCGCCGGGGCCAGCCGCCCGCGACACCCGTGCGCCCCTGCCGGTCGCCCGTGGGGCCGCCGACCCCGGCCGTCACACCATGCCCAACCCCCGCCGCCGGGGCGCCTGCTCCCGCGCGGGTTCCTCCTCCGGGCCCGCCAGCGCGTCGTACGCCGCCAGCCACCCCGTTGCCCGGTAGTCCCCGCGCCGGGTGAACACCGCCGCCCCCACCGGGGTCTCGCCGGTCGCGGGCGGTTCCGGGTAGGGCAGCTCGCGCGCGCCCCCGGTCGGGGTCGGCGGGCCGGTCTCCTTGCCGCGCCAGGTGATCGCCGTCGCGCCCGCCGTGCACACCACCCGCGCCGCCTCCGGCCCGGCCGTCAGCTCCGCGCCGGTGACCCGCTCGCGCAGCAGCGCCGTGTACCCGACCCGGTCCAGCTCGCACCCGGCGGGCGGGCGGCCCGCCCGCCAGTCCGGGGAGCGCAGCCCGCTCGCCGTCGCCGACCGCCACAGCCCCGGCACCAGCTCGCGCGCCCGCTGCCTGGTCGCCATCCGCTCGCACAGCCACAGCAGCCGCCCCGCGCCGCGCCCCGGCCCCAGCGCCCGCCAGCGCACCCGCTGGTCCAGGTCCGCCGCCACCACCGCGATCCACGGGTGCACCGTCCCGTGCACGCCCTGCGCGGCCAGCCACGACAGGTAGCGCGGGGCCTGCTCCAGCACCTGGTGCAGCGTCGACAGCGGAATCCCCGCCACCGCCCGCCGCGCCCCCGCGAACGCCCTCGGCGAGCGCGCCACCAGCAGCAGCGCCGCCCACGCCAGGTCACCGGGCGCGGTCGTCGCCGACGAGCCGAGGCCGCGCACCGACGTGGCCCCGGTGATCCGCGAGGTCACCCCGCGCGCCTTCACCGCCGTCGCCACCGCGGGCCGCACCCGCTCCGGCACCGCCACCCCGGCCAGCTCCGGCACCGCCACCGACAGCACCAGGGACAGCGCGTCCTCGGCGTCGTCCGCGTCCGCGGGCACCGGCAGCAGCGCCAGCGCCGACCGCAGCCGCTGCCCGGTGCTCGTGGGCACCATCATCCGCGCGGTCAACCGGCCCAGCTCGGTCGTGGCCAGCGCGTCCCCGGAGCGGGTCAGGTAGCCCTGCTCCACCAGGAACCCCACCGCCTCCACCACGACCGACTCGTCGTCGTCGCCCTGCGCGTGCGCGAGCGTCTGCACCCACCAGGCCCGCGCGTCCGCCTCCGTGGTCACCCGCCCCTGGAGCACCTCGGCGAGCACGTGGTCGGCCAGGCTCTCCCGGATGCGCGAGTACACCGAGTACCCGGCCACCAGCCGCGCCTGCCACGCCGCGCGCTGCGACTCGTCCACCACCAGGTACGACCAGCCCTCGGTCTCCCCGGCCCCGATCCGCCCGGCCCGCCCGAACATCTGGAGCACCGTGGACGTGTCCATCGGCTCGCCGCCGATCGAGCTGTCCCGCACCACGACCGCGCGGGCGGGCAGGTTCACCCCGGCCGCCACCGTCGACGTCGCCACCAGCACGTCCGACTCGCGCGCCCGGAACGCCCGCTCGGCCGCGTGCTTGTGCTCGTAGTCCGAGTAGTGCATCCGCACCCCGACCGCCGCGCACGCCGCCTCCAGCGCGTCCAGGTCGTCCGGGGCGGGCAGCTCGGCCCCGCGCTCGGCGGCGACCGCCATGGCCGTGGACAGCACGTTCCGCTTGGAGCCGCAGAACACCAGCACGCTGCCCCCGTCGGCGGTGTGCCGCCCGACCAGGTCCACCGCGACCTGCTCGCGCACCCGCGAGGCCGCCGCGAACCCGGACGTCGCGGGCACCGTCGGCAGCTGCCAGGTCACCTTCGACGGCCGCCACGCGGTCGCCACCATGCGGGCCTGCAACCACTCGGCGACCTCGGCGGCGTTGGTGACCGTCGCGGACAGCCCGACGATCCGCACCGGCGAGTCCGCGCCGCGCACCCTGGCCAGCAGCGCCTCCAGCAGCGCGCCCCGGCCGGGGCTGCCGAGCAGGTGGATCTCGTCCACCACCAGGCAGCCCACCTCGCCCAGCGCGGCCTGCAACGACGCGGCCCGGCACACCGCCTCGAACTTCTCCGTCGTGGCCACCCACAGGTCCGCCGCGCGCACCCGCTCCACGTCCACCGCGTGCTCGCCGGACAGCCGCTCCACCCGCAGGCCCTGCCCGCGCCACGCCCGCAGCTCGCGGTCCAGCTCGTCGGTGAGGGAGCGCTGCGGCACCAGCCAGGCGGCCTTGCGGCCCTCGTCCAGGATCGCTTTCAGGACCGCGAGCATCCCGATGGTGGTCTTGCCCGCGCCGGTGGGCGCGGTGACCAGCAGGTGCTCGTCGGTGTCGACGATCGCGGGCGCGGCCTGGGCCTGGGCCGGGTTCAGCACCGGGAACGGCAGGTAGGGCAGCCAGTGCTCGGGCACCAGGTCGGCGGTCGGCGCGGGCGGCGGCGTCGGACCGGGCGGCTCGTGCAGGTCCCAGACCACCTGGAACGCCAGGCGCGCGGCGAGCGCGGCGTCCTCGGCGACCGGCTCGCACGCCTCCGCCACCACGCCGCCGGCCTCGGACAGGTGCGCGGTGGCGCGCAGCGGGGCGTCCAGGGAGGTGACGGTCTCCTGCTCCAGCCAGTGCGGCAGCTCCCGGAACGGGACGCCCTCGGAGCGCAGGAGGGTGCGCAGGTCGGCGAAGTCGGGGTGCGCGGGCAGGAGGACCCGCAGGTCGGCGCCGGGTGGGGCGGGTGGGGGCTTGAGGGTGGGGTCGGTGGTCTTGCACCACCACACCGGGACGGCGCCCGCGTCGGCGAGGAGGTGGTGGGGGAGGGCGGGGAACTCCTCGGCGGCGGCGGTGGGGACCGGGGTGGTGGCCAGGATCGCGCGGATGCGGGCGGCGACGACGGCGGTGGCGGTGCGGCGGGCGGGCGCGGGCTGGGGACCGAGGACCGGGCCGGAGGGGGCGGGGCGCGGGGACGGCTCGGCGGGCGCGGGCCGGGTGGTGGGCACGACCGGGGCGGGCTCGGCCGGGGTGGTCCGGGCGGAGGGCTCGGCGGTGTCGGCCGCGAGGGGCGCGCCCTCCTCGGCGTCCGCACGCCGCGAGGGCTCGACCTGGACTGGTTCGGGGCGAGTTCGCTCACTCCGCGCAGGTTCGGCGGGCGCCTGCTCGACAGGCGCCGGTTCCGCGTGGGGGTTGGCGTCGGGCCGTTCGGCGGGCGCGTCCCCCTCCGCGGGCGCCTCCCCCTCGGCCCGCGCGAAGTCGTCCGGTCGGAGCCTGCTCTTGCGCTCGAACTTCAGCGGTCGCCGGGTGCGCGGGCGTGCGGCCGGGGCGTCCGGCCCGCCTCCCGCGCGCTGGCTCGGGCGGGTGTAGCGCAGCTTCGGCTCGGGCGTCGGCGCGGCGGGCGGGGTCTCCTCGCGCGGCGCGGGTCGCTCGACCGGGTAGCCCAGGTCCAGGGGGTACTCGGGTTCCGGCGGCTGCTCCACCGGTCGTCGGGGCACGAGCCCGCGCGGCTCCGCCGGTGCGACGGGCCGCCGCTCGGGCTCGGGCTCGCGCTGCGGCGGCTCGTCCGCCCACGGGTTCGCAGGCTCCACGTCCCACGGCCCCGGCAGCTCGGGCGCGTCGGCCTCGCGCACGTGCCTCGGCCGCTCCGGCTCGACCGGTCGCTCGGGCTCGGCAGGCCGCTCGTCCACCTCCAGCGCCAGCGACGCCAGCTGCGCGTCCTCCGCCATCCGCCGCGCCACGGCGTCCGGCTTCAGGTCCCCGACCACCGCCCGCTGCGCCAGCTTCAGCTCGCGCAGCGTGAACGTCGCCGGGCAGCCGGGGCACGCCACCGCCGCCTGCAGCTGCTGCCTCCCGCCGCTCGGGTGCGCCCGGTACAGCCCGTGCAGCTCCCCGCCGCACCCTGGGCAGGACTTCTCCACCGGCAGCGGCGACAGCTGCCAACCAGGCTCGGCGTAGCGGGCGATCGCCGGTTCCGGGCGCACGCCCCACCGGGCCTGCACGACCCCGGCGACCGACGTGTCCCGCCCCACCACGACCCCTCCGCCCCACCCGACTCCCGGTGAACCAGCGATGCTAGGCCCAACCCCCGACAACGAGGGGCCCGGAGCACCTGCCGGGGCGGTGCGGTCAGGGCAGCAGCGACAGCCGCTTCACCAGCTTGTCGACCCGGTTGCGCGGCCCGATCAGGCTCACCGCGAGGTACGGCACGGCCTCGCTCGCCGCGACCTTCTCCAGGTACTCGTCGTACACCCTGGTCTCCTGCGCGGCCACGGGCATGTCCACCACGTGCACGCCCGGCGAGTCCGCCGCCTTCGCCCGCAGCTCGGCCAGCTGCTCGCCGGACGCGGCCAGCACCGCGCAGCCCGCCCACGGCAGGCCGGGGTGCGCCGACCCGGTCCCGTCCACCGCGTCCGGCCCGAGCAGTCCGGGCACCGCCTCGCCGGTCGCCGCCGCCACGCACACCGCCGCGTTGACCGCCCGCCCGGCGGGCAGCGACCCGTCCACCACGACCACCCACTTCAGGCGGGCCGACCTGGTGGACGCGGCGGTGTCGATCTCCTCGGGGGCGAACCCGACGGCGGACTGCGACGACTCGGTGCTCATGGGCCCACTTCCTCCGTGCAATGTGCGAACTTGTGCAACGATGGTATGCACATGCTCGGGAACAAGCCCAGTGATCCGCTGATAATTCGGCAGAGCGCCCGTGGAGGCCGCCGTGGACGAACTTGATACGAACATCCTGCGCGAATTGCAGGTCGACGCACGGCGGAGCAACCGGGACGTGGCCGCCGCCGTGGGCGTCGCCCCGACCACCGCGCTCGACCGCACCCGCGCCCTCCGCGAGCGCGGCGTGATCAAGGGCGCGATCCTGGACGTCGACCTTCCCTCGATCGGGCGACCCGTGCAGGCGCTGATCGCGGTCCGCATCCGGCCGCCGGCGCGCCGCGTCATCGAGGAGTTCCGCGCCTGGGCCATCGCCCAGCCGGACACCCTGGGCGTGTTCGTCACGTCGGGCTCGGAGGACTTCCTGCTGCACGTCGCCGTGCCCGACAACGACCACCTCTACCAGTTCGTGGTGGACAAGCTCACCGAACGGTCCGAAGTCGCCGACGTGCGCACCTCCGTCGTGTACCAGCACCTGCGCAACGACCGGATCAGCCCGGTCGGCAGACTGTCCCCATGATCCTGCTGGTGCCCTCGGACCCGCTGCGCCCCCGCCGCCCGGACGAGCACTTCGCCGCCGAGGCCGCCGCCGCCCGCGACCTCGGGATCACCGTCGCGCTGCTCGACCACGACGCCCTGCCCGCCGACCCGGCGCGCGCCGTCGCCCGCGTCCCGGAGGGCGAGGACGTCGTCTACCGGGGATGGATGGTGCGCGGCAGCCACTACGCGGACCTCGCGCGGGCGCTGGCGAAGCGGGGCGCGGCGCTGCGCACCGACCCGCTGCGCTACCGCAGGGCGCACGAGCTGCCCGGCTGGCACGACCACCTCGCGCCGCTGACCCCGCGCTCGGCGTGGACCGCCGGGTACGACCGGACCGACTTCGACCGGGCCCGCGCGGAGCTGGGGAGCGGACCGGCGGTGCTGCGCGACTACACCAAGTCGCTCAAGCACCACTGGGACGAGGCGGCGTTCATCCCGGACGTGGCGGATGGTGACGCCGCGTGGCGGGTGGCGCTGCGGTTCCGGGAGCTGCGCGGCGCGGACTGCGTCGGCGGGTTCGTGCTGCGCGAGTTCGAGCGGTGGCGGCGCGGCGAGGTGCGCACCTGGTGGGTGGACGGCGAGTGCGCGCTGCTCGGCCCGCACCCGGACACCCCGGACGAGCTGCCCGGCGCCCCCGACCTGACCGCGCTCACCCCGCTGGTGCGCGCGGCGGACCTGCGGTTCGCCACCGTCGACCTGGTGCTCGCCGAGGACGGCGGCTGGCGGGTGGTCGAGCTGGGCGACGGCCAGGTCAGCGACCGGCCCGCCGCGATCACCCCGGAACAGCTGATCGGGGCGCTTCACCGGGCCGGGTGACAACCACCCGCTGAGGTGGTGAACACCCGACCAACAGGGGACAGCCCCCGGAACCGGTCGGGCGCGGGCGCCGTCCACCCGGCATGAGCAGCACGCCGCGCGTCCCGCTGACGACCGCCCCGCTCGTGCTCCGGGCGGTCGCGCTCGCCGCGCTGGTCGCGGCCCTGTGGCACGGCTCGGCCATCCCGGAGACCCCGGAGCGGGCGGTCTACCCGGTGCTGACGGCGCTGGACGTGCTGGTGGCGGCGCTGTGCGCGTGGCTGGGCGCCCGCTGGTCGTCCACCGCCCGCTTCGAGCCCGACGCGCTGGTCATCGGCCGCCACCGCGTCCCGTACGCGGCCATCACCGGCGTCCGCTGCGGCCCGTGCTCCGCCAAGCCGTTCTGGCTCGCGCTGCTGTTCCCGGTCTCCGTCATCGGCGGGCTGCTCGTGCTGGCCAGGAGCGCGCAGGCCATGGGGCGCGAGGTCGTGGAGATCCGCACGGCGGACGGGCGCAGGCACCGGTCGCGCTGGAAGGACGCCGAGCGGCGCGGCGAGTTCACCGACCTGCTGCGCCGGGCCCGCCCCGACCTGGAGCACGACTACGGGGTGGACACCGCGCTCCCGGCCCGTGACCACACGCCCCGACTGGGCGTCCCCGGAGGGCTGGTGGGGGCGTTCCTGGTGGCCTGGGTGCTGGTCGTGCTCCACCTGGGGGCGCAGCTGGACGACCTGGACCGGTTGCAGAGCCGCACCCACGACCCGGAGCGGGCGGTCACCGCGCTGCAGCGGGTCGTGGCCTTCGCCGAACCCGCCGGGCTGGAGCTGCCGCACGTGGTGGAGCAGGAGCGGTGCGGACGGGTCAACAGCGTCTTCCTCGGGCCGACCCCGCACTGGGTGCGGGTGAGCGCGACCGCGGAGGACCGGTCGATGGCCGACGCGGACGCCGAGGGCGTGCGGACCGCGCTGCGCGCCGCCGCCGGGCTGGAGCCGGACGTCGGCTACAGCCGG includes:
- a CDS encoding ATP-grasp domain-containing protein, giving the protein MILLVPSDPLRPRRPDEHFAAEAAAARDLGITVALLDHDALPADPARAVARVPEGEDVVYRGWMVRGSHYADLARALAKRGAALRTDPLRYRRAHELPGWHDHLAPLTPRSAWTAGYDRTDFDRARAELGSGPAVLRDYTKSLKHHWDEAAFIPDVADGDAAWRVALRFRELRGADCVGGFVLREFERWRRGEVRTWWVDGECALLGPHPDTPDELPGAPDLTALTPLVRAADLRFATVDLVLAEDGGWRVVELGDGQVSDRPAAITPEQLIGALHRAG